In Plasmodium falciparum 3D7 genome assembly, chromosome: 13, the following are encoded in one genomic region:
- a CDS encoding inner membrane complex protein, with the protein MEKIEKNFDETSETHAESATRPFGVDGYSSESFSITQPNVKEYYTYSSIDPREYGSNSNYSMRYGCTGNTLICKTQNPKVFIRRVDRKRKEANKKSNSLNGSCYKEFSPYGVLPNSSVHGSNIGDYNYSMPTSNSVQYNNIYTPDKANTMSYTYSFDELNYPLSQQMLNNNNSHLRIPLCVQESNRNNNVCNIMNHVTPLNKNPYQLNYTIPKMVEAKCDAISKRIINYIKLILRYIYKVLKLAFQKLKSDLNTKEIYYDSSMPPIEDIDIHCEVCRAKYGNILLEKKHKDCISFFEGFDENRTVFSKMWDVVDNWLEPTINNNKIEYMQVHPRKNEQVYYQMEYFPKDENGKIVLPQFSNYVKDNTVLI; encoded by the exons ATGGAGAAAATAGAGAAAAATTTTGATGAAACTAGCGAAACACATGCTGAAAGTGCAACTAGACCATTTGGAGTTGATGGTTATTCTTCTGAAAGTTTTTCTATAACTCAACCAAATGTAAAGGAGTACTATACATATTCAAGTATAGACCCTCGTGAATATGGtagtaatagtaattatTCAATGAGATATGGATGTACTGGAAATACCCTTATATGTAAAACACAGAATCCAAAAGTGTTTATACGTAGGGTTGATAGAAAACGTAAAGAGGCTAATAAAAAGTCAAATTCATTAAATGGTTCTTGTTACAAAGAATTTAGTCCTTATGGAGTATTACCTAATTCTTCAGTTCATGGAAGTAATATAGgtgattataattattctaTGCCTACAAGTAATAGTGtccaatataataatatatacacaccTGATAAGGCAAATACGATGTCTTATACTTATTCTTTTGATGAATTAAATTATCCTTTAAGTCAACAAATGTTGAATAACAACAATTCTCATTTACGTATTCCTCTATGTGTACAGGAATCCAATCGCAACAATAATGTATGTAACATTATGAATCATGTAACCCCTTTAAACAAG AATCCTTACCAACTAAATTACACTATTCCCAAAATGGTAGAAGCCAAATGTGACGCAATTTCTAAGAGaatcataaattatataaaacttattttaagatatatatataaagtattaAAATTAGCTTTTCAGAAATTAAAAAGCGATTTAAATACAAAAGAAATTTATTATGATTCTTCCATGCCTCCTATTGAAGACATTGATATACATTGTGAGGTGTGTAGAGCCaaatatggaaatatattattagaaaaaaaacacaaagaTTGTATTTCCTTTTTCGAAGGTTTTGATGAGAACCGCACAGTCTTTTCAAAAATGTGGGATGTAGTAGACAATTGGTTGGAGCcaacaataaataataacaaaatagaATATATGCAGGTTCATCCGAGAAAAAACGAACAAGTGTATTATCAAATGGAATATTTTCCAAAGGATGAAAATGGGAAAATTGTATTGCCTCAATTTAGCAACTATGTTAAGGATAATACAGtattgatataa
- a CDS encoding isocitrate dehydrogenase [NADP], mitochondrial has product MGKHIRILKNQYLQFMSKRCIQSKAAFNICGKINVENPIVELDGDEMTRIIWKDIKEKLILPYVNLKIKYFDLSIENRDKTNDQVTIEAAEEIKKTSVGIKCATITPDAARVKEFNLKEMWKSPNGTIRNILDGTVFRTPILIKNIPKLVPNWKKPIVIGRHAYADQYKQKSLKIEKSGKFEIVFTPDDNSQVLRETVFHFKSPGVCLGMYNTEESIRNFALSCFQYALDLKMPVYMSTKSTILKIYDGLFKDIFDEIYEKQFKKSFEQHNLWYEHKLIDDMVAQVLKSEGGFLWACKNYDGDIQSDAVAQGYGSLGLMSSVLLCPDGVTCVSEAAHGTVTRHYRAYQKGEKTSTNPIASIFAWTKGLEHRAKLDKNDNLKQFCYALEKACIETVEDGLMSKDLAGCIKGIKNVTEKDYIFTQDLINAINEKLKLKILQNQSKNDPQATSYKLKNDNWNFYAPQEHST; this is encoded by the coding sequence atgggAAAGCATATAcgaattttaaaaaatcaatACCTACAATTTATGTCGAAGAGATGTATTCAAAGCAAGGCGGCTTTTAACATATGCGGTAAAATTAACGTAGAAAACCCTATTGTAGAGTTAGATGGAGATGAAATGACTAGAATAATTTGgaaagatataaaagaaaaattaatctTACCATATGTTAActtaaagataaaatattttgatttatcTATTGAAAATCGAGATAAGACTAATGATCAAGTTACCATAGAAGCTgctgaagaaataaaaaaaacttcAGTAGGTATAAAATGTGCAACTATAACACCTGATGCTGCAAGAGTTAAAGAATTTAATTTAAAGGAAATGTGGAAAAGTCCAAACGGTactataagaaatatattagatGGTACTGTTTTTAGAACACCTAtacttattaaaaatatacctAAACTAGTACCTAATTGGAAGAAACCAATTGTTATAGGAAGACATGCATATGCTGATCAATATAAACAGAAATCTTTAAAAATCGAAAAAAGTGGGAAATTTGAAATTGTATTTACTCCAGATGATAATTCACAAGTACTTAGAGAAACTGTGTTTCATTTTAAATCTCCTGGTGTATGTTTAGGTATGTATAATACAGAAGAATCTATACGAAATTTTGCATTGTCTTGTTTTCAATATGCTTTAGATCTTAAAATGCCAGTTTATATGAGTACTAAAAGTACTAtactaaaaatatatgatggtTTATTTAAAGATATTTTTGATGAAATTTATGAaaaacaatttaaaaaatctTTTGAACAACATAATTTATGGTATGAACATAAACTAATTGATGATATGGTTGCTCAAGTATTAAAATCAGAAGGTGGATTTTTATGGGCatgtaaaaattatgatgGTGATATCCAATCTGATGCTGTTGCTCAAGGTTATGGAAGTTTAGGATTAATGTCATCTGTGTTATTATGTCCAGACGGTGTTACGTGTGTTTCAGAAGCTGCCCATGGTACCGTCACTAGACATTATAGAGCTTATCAAAAGGGAGAAAAAACATCAACAAATCCTATAGCCTCTATTTTTGCATGGACCAAAGGATTAGAACACAGAGCAAAAttagataaaaatgataatttaaaacAATTTTGTTATGCTTTAGAAAAGGCATGTATCGAAACGGTAGAAGATGGATTGATGTCTAAAGATCTAGCAGGATGTATTAAAGGTATTAAAAATGTTACTGAGAAGGATTATATCTTTACTCAAGATTTAATCAATGCTATTAATGAAAAACTAAAATTAAAGATACTTCAAAATCAATCCAAAAATGATCCACAAGCTACTTCATATAAATTGAAAAACGATAACTGGAATTTTTATGCTCCCCAAGAACATtcaacataa